Within Ferroacidibacillus organovorans, the genomic segment CAACGCTGAGCCTGTAGCGATCGAGGGGATCTTCAGAGGAGCGCGTGGACACTCGCAGACGTGATCAGCCGCTCCGCGAACATCTCGGCTTCATGTTCGAGCGGGCAGTCTTTCACCGCCTGCAATTCCAGAATGAATGGTTTCGCATCACGGTGAAGGATGTAGTGTCCGATACCGTGCGCGACAAATTCATATTGTTTTGGTATAGGGGAGTCTTCGTCATACCCAACGTATGCGTGCGCGTCGTGCCAGACATAGATGCCCCAGAGGCCGTCTGGCGCTTTTCTCGGCATCAGTACGATTTGGAGATATCTGCTCAAGACAAACGGATTGCTTGTCCGATATCGACGGACGAGCGCGTCCACGGCCTGATGAATCTTTTCGGGATTCATCCTTACCATCACCCACCCCGGGCTTGTTGAATGTAATTTTCATAAAACTGGCGTCGGTTGACCAATTTTCTCTATTCAGCCTCTCAACCCTGCCGACTGTCTGGTAGAATGATGAGACAGGGCAGTAACAAAAGTGTAGCATTAAACGCGAATTTCGAACCTTAAAATGCCTAAAGGTTGAGCGGGCACTCCTTGGCACGACTTTTTCGACTGAAAGAAACGCCCCGCCCGACTACGAAGAATCGGACTTAATGACAGGTGTATAGTAGCTTTCTAATGAACTATAATGGTGGCAGGATCACATAGGGTCGCATCATTCACAGTCCGCTATAATCGCCGATCAGTAGTCCCGCTCTGATGGTTTTAATGAACTATAGTTTGTGCATTTGTTCGCCTCACCAGCGGTACGCC encodes:
- a CDS encoding ImmA/IrrE family metallo-endopeptidase, with the protein product MNPEKIHQAVDALVRRYRTSNPFVLSRYLQIVLMPRKAPDGLWGIYVWHDAHAYVGYDEDSPIPKQYEFVAHGIGHYILHRDAKPFILELQAVKDCPLEHEAEMFAERLITSASVHALL